In Acidiphilium acidophilum, one genomic interval encodes:
- the rpsT gene encoding 30S ribosomal protein S20, which produces MANIASAQKRIRQTVVRTARNKARRSRVHTFVRKLEEAIAAGDHAKAREAFTAAQPEMQRAVTKGVFKANTVSRRISRLSARVKALAA; this is translated from the coding sequence ATGGCAAATATCGCATCTGCGCAGAAACGCATCCGTCAGACCGTGGTCCGTACCGCCCGCAACAAGGCGCGGCGCTCGCGGGTCCACACCTTCGTCCGGAAGCTCGAAGAAGCGATCGCCGCCGGCGATCACGCGAAGGCGCGCGAGGCGTTCACCGCTGCGCAGCCGGAAATGCAGCGCGCCGTGACCAAGGGCGTGTTCAAGGCCAATACCGTGTCGCGCCGGATTTCCCGGCTGTCCGCGCGGGTCAAGGCGCTCGCCGCCTGA
- a CDS encoding methyltransferase domain-containing protein, producing MPAFIDTPNTTIDSEFLVISGWVAGPTAAATMVTVNGIAIGHRAVERPDVRDALSGFAYTSGVIAMADLRHLAPARHLDIMISINQDRERQQVEVSEALHRRWVDDAAMRTSARAFCKARLRCPSCRSDRLDHGTGAITCRACGAIFPQTGSAFNMISVPLAMEANIVATENVSANPYTPAVLDLIGRVTNAGGVVLDCGAGSRPQRTTGVINVEIVDYASTDVLAIGEALPFADNSFDAAISLAVLEHVRDPFKCAQELLRVVKPGGELLVDVPFLQPVHGFPHHYYNMSAQGLANLFAGHSEVLSCTVPPHGHPIFGVQWLLRDYLAGLPAAVAPGFGAMTVDELVALDVPAFLGDARAHGLDQEGQSPIACLNSLHKLPFCRVPLASTAAIRMPVAPAAAGADRIDHAAGQGNPKTEDEQCGAAADQHG from the coding sequence ATGCCCGCCTTCATCGATACCCCGAATACCACGATCGATTCGGAATTCCTCGTGATTTCCGGCTGGGTCGCGGGGCCAACGGCGGCAGCGACCATGGTGACGGTCAACGGCATCGCGATCGGGCACCGCGCGGTCGAGCGGCCGGATGTACGGGACGCGCTGAGCGGCTTTGCCTATACGTCCGGCGTGATCGCAATGGCGGATCTGCGGCACCTCGCCCCGGCGCGCCATCTCGATATCATGATCTCGATCAATCAGGACCGGGAACGCCAGCAGGTCGAGGTCAGCGAGGCCCTCCACCGCCGCTGGGTGGACGATGCGGCGATGCGCACGAGCGCCCGCGCCTTTTGCAAAGCCCGGCTGCGCTGCCCGTCCTGCCGGTCCGACCGGCTCGATCACGGCACCGGCGCCATCACCTGCCGCGCATGCGGCGCGATCTTCCCCCAGACAGGCAGCGCCTTCAACATGATCTCGGTGCCGCTCGCCATGGAAGCCAACATCGTCGCAACCGAAAACGTCTCGGCCAACCCCTATACGCCGGCGGTGCTCGACCTGATCGGGCGGGTGACCAATGCCGGCGGGGTGGTGCTGGATTGCGGCGCAGGGTCCCGGCCTCAGCGCACCACCGGGGTGATCAATGTCGAGATCGTCGATTACGCCTCCACCGACGTCCTCGCGATCGGCGAGGCCTTGCCCTTCGCCGACAACAGTTTCGACGCCGCGATCTCCCTCGCGGTCCTCGAACACGTGCGCGATCCATTCAAATGCGCCCAGGAGTTGCTGCGCGTGGTCAAGCCGGGCGGCGAATTGCTGGTCGATGTGCCGTTCCTCCAGCCGGTCCACGGATTTCCCCATCACTATTACAATATGAGCGCACAGGGGCTGGCCAACCTGTTCGCCGGACATTCCGAGGTCCTGAGCTGCACCGTGCCGCCCCACGGCCATCCGATTTTCGGCGTGCAGTGGCTGCTGCGGGACTACCTGGCCGGATTGCCCGCCGCCGTCGCGCCCGGTTTCGGCGCGATGACGGTGGACGAACTCGTCGCCCTCGATGTCCCCGCATTTCTAGGGGATGCACGGGCACATGGGCTGGATCAGGAAGGCCAGTCACCGATCGCCTGCCTGAATTCGCTGCATAAACTTCCGTTTTGCCGAGTGCCGTTGGCGTCAACGGCAGCGATAAGGATGCCAGTAGCACCAGCCGCCGCCGGGGCGGACCGGATAGACCACGCAGCCGGACAGGGAAATCCCAAGACCGAGGATGAGCAGTGCGGCGCCGCGGCTGATCAACA
- a CDS encoding cold-shock protein yields the protein MAIGTVKWFNTTKGFGFIVPQDGGKDVFVHITAVQAAGMRGLNEGQKVSYEIAMERGKAAAINLKAV from the coding sequence ATGGCGATCGGCACTGTCAAGTGGTTCAACACCACAAAAGGTTTCGGGTTCATCGTACCGCAGGATGGCGGCAAGGATGTATTCGTTCACATCACGGCCGTTCAGGCAGCGGGGATGCGCGGCCTGAATGAAGGCCAGAAAGTCTCATACGAAATCGCGATGGAGCGTGGCAAGGCCGCGGCCATCAACCTGAAAGCGGTCTGA
- the fghA gene encoding S-formylglutathione hydrolase, with protein MTASAEPEIVSSQKCFGGTQSVYRHHSTETGTSMRFGVFLPPQASAGPVPALYYLAGLTCTEENFIVKAGAQRVAAELGIALIAPDTSPRGLAYPGEDDAYDFGTGAGFYVDATEAPWRVGYRMASYIARELPALINAHLPIDPARTGIFGHSMGGHGALTLALKYPDLYKSVSAFAPIVAPMRCPWGEKALGLYLGPDRAAWQAYDATALVEARGWAGPPILIDQGTADPFLERELKPDLLREACAARGVALTLRLQDGYDHSYFFIATFMADHIRHHARYL; from the coding sequence GTGACCGCATCGGCAGAACCGGAGATCGTTTCTTCGCAGAAATGCTTTGGCGGTACCCAGTCCGTCTATCGGCATCACTCCACCGAAACCGGCACGTCGATGCGGTTCGGGGTGTTCCTGCCGCCGCAGGCCAGCGCCGGGCCGGTGCCCGCGCTCTATTATCTCGCCGGACTGACCTGCACCGAGGAGAATTTCATCGTCAAGGCCGGCGCGCAACGGGTCGCCGCCGAGCTGGGCATCGCGCTGATCGCGCCGGACACCTCGCCGCGCGGCCTGGCCTATCCCGGCGAGGACGATGCCTATGATTTCGGCACCGGCGCGGGATTCTATGTCGATGCGACCGAAGCCCCCTGGCGGGTCGGCTACCGGATGGCGTCCTACATCGCCCGCGAACTCCCGGCCCTGATCAACGCCCATCTACCGATCGATCCCGCGCGGACCGGCATTTTCGGTCACTCGATGGGCGGGCACGGCGCGCTGACCCTCGCGCTGAAATACCCCGATCTCTACAAATCGGTCTCGGCCTTCGCGCCGATCGTGGCACCGATGCGCTGCCCCTGGGGCGAGAAGGCGCTGGGCCTGTATCTCGGCCCGGATCGGGCGGCATGGCAGGCATATGATGCCACCGCGCTGGTCGAGGCGCGCGGGTGGGCCGGGCCGCCGATCCTGATCGATCAGGGCACCGCCGATCCCTTCCTGGAGCGGGAACTCAAACCCGATCTGCTGCGCGAGGCCTGCGCGGCGCGCGGGGTCGCGCTGACACTGCGGCTGCAGGACGGGTACGACCACTCATATTTCTTCATCGCGACCTTCATGGCGGATCATATCCGCCATCACGCGCGGTACCTGTAA
- the dnaA gene encoding chromosomal replication initiator protein DnaA, producing the protein MRPGLGQADAGEGMLLEAQMIHVADTDTSSESGPSRDRRSSAEVRRRHGVSETPDDGATDAALALQWSRVRARLQDEIGEVEYRNWLRQAVLHGLDGDEITVMMPTRFLRDWVNKEYGALLTSFWQAENPVVRRVDIRTRPAGAANPAPDLAEPLPGGAGAGKTATAARPDDRADGAPPLDPRFTFDTFVVGKPNEFAYACARRVADGPAPGFNPLFLYGGVGLGKTHLMHAIAWELSQRADEVTVAYMSAEKFMHRFVSALRRQSTIEFKNELRSVDVLMVDDLQFLIGKDGTQEEFFHTFNALVDSGKQIIVSADKSPSDLSGIEDRLRTRLGCGMVADVHATTYELRLAILEAKASRAGVPVPGRVMEFLAQKITANVRELEGALNRLIAHAHLFDRPVTLEAANEVLHDLLRAYDRKITIEEIQKQVSEHYNIRISEMSSVRRARNIARPRQVAMYLAKQLTTRSLPEIGRKFGNRDHTTVMHAVAKVTELMAADADFAEDVDLLKRILTV; encoded by the coding sequence ATGAGGCCGGGCCTGGGGCAGGCTGATGCAGGGGAGGGGATGCTGTTGGAAGCGCAGATGATTCATGTGGCGGATACAGATACATCCTCGGAATCCGGACCGTCGCGGGATCGCCGCTCATCGGCGGAGGTGCGCCGCCGCCACGGAGTGAGTGAAACGCCGGACGATGGCGCGACCGATGCTGCTCTGGCCCTGCAATGGAGCCGGGTACGGGCGCGGTTGCAGGATGAGATCGGCGAGGTCGAATACCGCAACTGGCTGCGTCAGGCCGTTCTGCACGGGCTCGATGGCGACGAAATCACCGTCATGATGCCGACCCGCTTTCTGCGCGACTGGGTCAACAAGGAATATGGCGCGCTGTTGACCAGCTTCTGGCAGGCGGAAAATCCGGTGGTGCGCCGGGTCGATATCCGCACGCGGCCCGCCGGTGCGGCAAATCCGGCCCCCGACCTCGCGGAGCCGCTGCCGGGCGGGGCTGGTGCCGGCAAGACCGCGACCGCCGCCAGGCCGGACGACCGGGCCGATGGCGCCCCCCCGCTCGATCCGCGCTTCACCTTCGATACGTTCGTGGTCGGCAAGCCCAACGAATTCGCCTATGCCTGCGCGCGCCGCGTGGCGGACGGGCCGGCCCCCGGCTTCAACCCGCTGTTCCTGTATGGCGGGGTCGGCCTCGGCAAGACCCATCTGATGCATGCGATCGCCTGGGAACTGTCCCAGCGGGCCGATGAGGTCACGGTGGCTTACATGTCCGCCGAGAAATTCATGCACCGCTTCGTCAGCGCGCTGCGCCGGCAATCGACCATCGAATTCAAGAACGAGCTGCGCAGCGTCGATGTTCTGATGGTCGACGATCTGCAATTCCTGATCGGCAAGGACGGCACCCAGGAAGAATTTTTCCATACGTTCAATGCCCTGGTCGATAGCGGCAAACAGATCATCGTCTCGGCCGACAAATCCCCGTCCGACCTTTCCGGCATCGAGGATCGCCTCCGCACCCGGCTCGGCTGCGGCATGGTCGCCGATGTCCATGCGACCACCTACGAGCTTCGCCTCGCGATCCTCGAAGCCAAGGCATCCCGCGCCGGTGTGCCGGTGCCGGGGCGGGTGATGGAGTTTCTTGCCCAGAAAATCACCGCCAACGTGCGCGAACTCGAAGGCGCGCTGAACCGCCTGATCGCCCACGCCCATCTGTTCGACCGGCCGGTGACGCTGGAAGCCGCGAACGAGGTGCTGCACGATCTGCTGCGCGCCTACGACCGCAAGATCACCATCGAGGAAATCCAGAAACAGGTCTCCGAGCACTATAATATCCGGATCAGCGAAATGTCCTCGGTCCGCCGCGCGCGCAATATCGCCCGGCCCCGTCAGGTCGCGATGTATCTGGCGAAACAGCTGACCACCCGCAGCCTGCCGGAGATTGGCCGGAAATTCGGCAATCGCGACCACACCACGGTGATGCACGCGGTCGCCAAGGTCACCGAACTGATGGCCGCCGATGCCGATTTCGCCGAGGACGTCGATTTGTTGAAGCGGATCCTGACGGTCTGA
- a CDS encoding long-chain-fatty-acid--CoA ligase → MIQAATETAALAATLAEPADPLAFTATPCPLGALLDTAARDYPDRPAIDFLGRGLIWREVARQADAAAAGLQAIGVGKGVCVGLCLPNTPYAVIMYFAVLKAGGTVVNFNPLYTERELANQVADSGTRIMVTLDIALIHDKIAKLAREGRFDHVIVCSMADALPPMKSLLFRAFKSKTLATVSNEAPYLRFARLIGGAATPRPVAIDPEQDVAVLQYTGGTTGVPKAAMLTHANITANIQQVLATNTMIERGAERIVCVLPLFHVFAMTAVMDFGVAIGAEIILLPRLDMKQLMATIARKRPTMLPGVPTLFAAICNAAGTGQDFSFIRFCMSGGAPMSLEGMERFRHLSGSPILEGYGLSETSVVTTTPPDRVKIGSVGRALPGTIIEIRDPEPPHAILPQGARGEICVRGPQVMRGYFNRPDEAAKTFIDGALRTGDIGYLDEEGYLFIVDRIKDLILCGGYNVYPRVIEEAAYQHPAVQEAIAIGIPDEYRGQAPKLFVTLRKDVSATEAEILAFLNSHLNRIEIPKAVEIRETLPKTMVGKLSKKELVAEEAAKAAQRR, encoded by the coding sequence GTGATCCAAGCCGCCACCGAAACCGCCGCCTTGGCCGCAACCTTGGCCGAACCGGCAGATCCGCTTGCTTTCACCGCAACACCGTGCCCGCTCGGCGCCCTGCTCGACACGGCCGCCCGTGACTACCCCGATCGTCCGGCGATCGATTTTCTCGGCCGTGGCTTGATCTGGCGCGAGGTCGCCCGGCAGGCCGATGCGGCCGCCGCAGGATTGCAGGCGATCGGCGTCGGCAAGGGGGTCTGTGTCGGGCTCTGCCTGCCGAACACGCCCTATGCGGTGATCATGTATTTCGCGGTGCTCAAGGCCGGGGGCACCGTGGTCAATTTCAATCCGCTCTATACCGAGCGCGAACTCGCCAATCAGGTCGCGGATTCCGGAACCCGGATCATGGTGACGCTCGACATCGCGCTGATCCACGACAAGATCGCGAAACTCGCACGGGAAGGGCGGTTCGATCACGTCATCGTCTGTTCGATGGCCGATGCCCTGCCGCCGATGAAGTCCCTGCTGTTCCGCGCGTTCAAATCGAAGACGCTCGCGACCGTTTCGAACGAGGCGCCCTATCTGCGGTTCGCCCGCCTGATCGGGGGTGCCGCCACACCGCGCCCGGTTGCGATCGACCCGGAACAGGATGTCGCGGTGCTGCAATATACCGGCGGCACCACCGGAGTTCCGAAAGCCGCGATGCTGACCCATGCCAACATCACCGCCAATATCCAGCAGGTGCTCGCGACCAACACGATGATCGAGCGCGGCGCCGAGCGGATCGTTTGCGTCCTGCCGCTGTTCCATGTCTTCGCGATGACGGCGGTGATGGATTTCGGCGTCGCGATCGGGGCTGAAATCATCCTGCTGCCGCGCCTCGACATGAAACAACTGATGGCGACCATCGCCCGCAAGCGCCCGACCATGCTGCCCGGCGTGCCGACACTGTTCGCCGCGATCTGCAACGCCGCCGGCACCGGCCAGGATTTTTCATTCATCCGGTTCTGCATGTCGGGCGGTGCGCCGATGTCGCTCGAAGGGATGGAACGCTTCCGTCACCTTTCCGGCTCACCGATCCTCGAAGGCTACGGCCTGTCGGAAACCTCGGTCGTCACCACCACGCCGCCGGACCGGGTCAAGATCGGCTCGGTCGGCCGGGCTTTGCCGGGGACCATCATCGAGATCCGCGATCCCGAACCACCCCATGCGATCCTGCCGCAGGGGGCGCGCGGCGAGATCTGCGTGCGCGGGCCGCAGGTGATGCGCGGCTATTTCAACCGCCCGGACGAAGCCGCGAAAACCTTCATCGACGGCGCGCTTCGCACCGGCGATATCGGCTATCTCGACGAGGAGGGCTATCTGTTCATCGTCGACCGGATCAAGGATCTGATCCTGTGCGGCGGCTATAACGTCTATCCCCGCGTGATCGAGGAAGCTGCCTACCAGCACCCCGCGGTGCAGGAGGCCATCGCGATCGGGATTCCCGATGAGTATCGCGGCCAGGCACCCAAATTATTCGTGACCTTGCGCAAGGATGTATCAGCGACCGAGGCGGAGATCCTCGCTTTCCTGAACAGCCACCTCAATCGGATCGAAATCCCCAAAGCGGTCGAAATCCGCGAAACCCTGCCGAAAACCATGGTCGGCAAACTCTCGAAGAAGGAACTGGTCGCCGAGGAAGCCGCCAAGGCCGCGCAGCG